From one Candidatus Obscuribacterales bacterium genomic stretch:
- the lexA gene encoding transcriptional repressor LexA, whose product MEALTEVQQQLYDWLIDYIRENQHSPSIRQMMRAMGLRSPAPIQSRLEHLRNKGYIDWTEGKARTIRILKSLNPGVPIMGEIAAGGLIEPVTDDAEAEHLDISGVQLKHKDYALRVTGDSMINAMIADGDIVIMRPVFEPDRIKDGTIVAARVEGFGNTLKHFYRHDNHVTLEAANDNYKPISVPADAVQVQGILVGVWRQYL is encoded by the coding sequence ATGGAAGCCCTGACAGAAGTCCAACAACAGCTATACGACTGGCTGATCGACTACATCCGCGAGAATCAGCATTCCCCGTCTATTCGTCAGATGATGCGAGCCATGGGACTGCGATCGCCCGCTCCTATTCAAAGTCGTCTAGAGCACCTGCGCAACAAAGGTTACATTGACTGGACGGAAGGAAAAGCGCGTACGATTCGCATCCTCAAGTCGCTGAATCCTGGTGTGCCGATCATGGGTGAGATCGCCGCTGGGGGATTGATTGAACCTGTTACCGACGATGCAGAAGCAGAGCACCTCGATATCTCTGGCGTTCAGCTTAAGCATAAAGACTACGCCCTGCGGGTCACGGGCGATAGTATGATCAACGCCATGATTGCCGATGGGGATATCGTGATCATGCGCCCAGTTTTTGAACCCGATCGCATCAAAGATGGCACCATTGTGGCTGCCCGGGTTGAAGGCTTTGGCAACACCCTCAAGCATTTTTATCGCCACGACAACCACGTCACCCTAGAAGCAGCGAACGACAACTACAAGCCCATTAGTGTACCCGCCGATGCTGTCCAG
- a CDS encoding glycerophosphodiester phosphodiesterase produces MAAWMTLNGTPPLVIAHRGASGDRPEHTLAAYELAIALGADYVEPDLVSTRDGVLVARHENNLIDTTDVGDRPEFSDRYTTKQIDGQTCSGWFTEDFTLAELKTLRVRERLPFRDQSFNDQFQIPTWEEILILVHQAEQATGRTIGIYPETKHPSYFQSMGLPLEASLLQELTQYGYGHPDDRICIQSFETQNLQELRSLTALPLIQLIGQATEIQVDSDRPYADLLTSEGLAAIAQYAQGIGPDKRWIVPSHPTDARQLLPPTDLVDRAHACGLWVHPYTFRNEPQFLHPAYATPRHEYHQFFRLGVDAVFSDAPQEAIAAREALA; encoded by the coding sequence ATGGCTGCTTGGATGACCCTAAACGGAACACCGCCGCTGGTGATTGCCCACCGAGGTGCGAGTGGCGATCGCCCCGAACATACCTTAGCGGCCTATGAGCTGGCGATCGCTCTAGGGGCAGACTACGTGGAGCCGGATCTGGTGTCTACCCGCGATGGGGTGTTGGTGGCGCGCCATGAAAATAACCTGATTGATACCACCGACGTTGGCGATCGCCCTGAGTTTAGCGATCGCTACACCACCAAGCAGATCGATGGACAGACTTGCTCGGGCTGGTTCACCGAAGATTTTACCCTGGCGGAACTGAAAACCCTGCGGGTGCGGGAACGACTCCCCTTTCGAGATCAGAGCTTTAACGATCAGTTTCAGATTCCCACCTGGGAGGAGATTCTAATCTTAGTGCACCAAGCAGAGCAAGCGACCGGTCGCACCATCGGCATCTATCCCGAAACCAAGCATCCCAGCTATTTTCAGTCCATGGGTCTGCCCCTCGAAGCCTCGCTCCTCCAAGAGCTGACTCAGTATGGCTATGGACATCCTGACGATCGCATCTGCATTCAGTCCTTTGAGACCCAGAACTTACAGGAGCTGCGATCGCTGACGGCGCTGCCGCTGATTCAACTTATCGGCCAAGCGACGGAGATCCAGGTAGACAGCGATCGCCCCTATGCTGACCTGCTGACCTCGGAGGGATTGGCCGCGATCGCCCAGTATGCCCAAGGGATTGGCCCCGATAAACGCTGGATTGTGCCCAGCCATCCCACAGATGCTCGTCAACTGCTGCCGCCTACAGACTTAGTAGACCGCGCCCATGCCTGCGGCCTCTGGGTGCATCCCTACACGTTTCGCAACGAGCCGCAGTTTCTCCATCCTGCCTACGCCACGCCGCGCCATGAGTATCACCAGTTTTTTCGGCTTGGTGTGGATGCGGTGTTTAGTGATGCTCCTCAGGAAGCGATCGCTGCTCGGGAGGCGCTAGCCTGA